The nucleotide window CTTGGGCAGGATGGCGCCAGGCTTGCCGCGCACACCGCGCGCGAGGCGAACCTTCACCTTGGCGGATTCGACGATGGTCCCGACATTCATCCGGTATTGCTGCGCCGTCCTGGCATCGCGCACGCGCCACAGCCCGTCAGGCCCGCGCAGGATCTTGGCGAAGCGCTCATAGGCACGGAGAGCGTAGCCGCCGGTCGCCACGTAATCGACCACCGCCTCGAAATCCTCCCACGACAAGGTCGTGTAAGGAGCCGCCGAGACGATTTCCTCGTAGAGTCGGACCGGATCGAACGCGTCGGCGCAGGCCATGCCGAGGATGTGCTGGGCCAGCACGTCCGGCGCGCCCAGGCGGGCATCCGGTGTGTCCTGAGCCGCCGCCTCCACCGCATCGAGGGCGGCTTGGCATTCGAGAATCTCGAACCGGTTGCCGGGGACGAGATAGGCTTTCGACGGCTCGTCCATGCGGTGGTTGGCGCGCCCGATCCGCTGCATGATCCGGCTCGCGCCTTTCGGCGCGCCGATATTGATGACGAGGTCGACGTCACCCCAGTCGATTCCGAGATCGAGAGTCGCGGTGCAGACGATGGCCCGCAACTGCCCCGCCGCCATCGCCGCTTCGACCCGCCGTCTCTGGCTCGCGTCGAGGGACCCGTGGTGGAGCGCGATCGGCAGCGACGATTCGTTGATCCGCCAGAGTTCCTGAAAGGTGTACTCGGCCTGGAGCCGCGTATTGACGAAGACCAGCACCGTGCGGTGAGCCTCGATCAACGCGTAGATCGCCGGCATCGCCTGCGTCGCGGTATGGCCGGCGAGCGGCAGTGTCAGGCCGGTATCGAGCATGTGCAGGTCCGGCGCTGCGCCGCCCTTGACCACCACGAGGTCGGCGAGATCCTTCGCTCTTCCATCATCCACCTTCGGCTTGAGGCGTTGGGGAGCGGCGGGGGGCTCCAAGTCGCGTAATGGGCTTGGGATGCAGCCTCCCAGGCTGCTCTGAGACATCTCAGGATGGGGCTGCGGCACCAGATATCGCCGCAGATCGTCGGGCTCGCGTACCGTCGCCGAAAGACCGATGGCGGTAAGGCGGGGGCTCAGGCGATGCAGTCGCGCCAGCCCGAGCGACAGCAGGTCACCCCGTTTCGAGGTGACCAGTGCGTGCAACTCGTCGAGGACGACGCAGGACAAATTCGAGAAGAGCTCCGTCGCCTCGCGATGCGCGATGAGAAGCGCAAGCTGCTCCGGTGTCGTCAGAAGGATGTCGGGCGGACGTTCGACCTGCCGCGTGCGCTTGTGCGAGGGCGTGTCGCCGGTGCGGGTTTCGACCCGGATCGGCAATCCCATCTCGGCAATGGGTGCCTCGAGGTTGCGGGCGATGTCGACCGCGAGCGCCTTCAGGGGCGAGATGTAGAGCGTATGGAGCCCGCGCGCCTTTCGCGATGGTTCGCGTTCGGACAGGGCAACGAGGCTCGGAAGGAAACCGGCAAGTGTCTTGCCGGCTCCCGTCGGCGCCACGAGCAGGGATGAGCGACCGGCCTGGACGATTCCGAGAAGTTCGATCTGATGCGGGCGGGGAGCCCAGCCGCGCGACGCGAACCAGTCCTCGAACCGCTCGGGAAGCCGGCCCTCAGGCAAGGGTCATCAAGCGAGGGCCATCAGGAACCGGTCGATCAGTTCCAGGGCACGTGCGGTCATGGCGCCGGGATAGCGCACGAAGACATGGCAGCCGCCGGGATAGATCGCGGTATGGCCGCCATTGCCGGCTGCAGCCCAGCGGGACGACATGTAGAGCGTATCGTCCAGAAGCGGATCGTGGGTGCCCACCGAGAACAGGGCCGGCGGCAGGCCCGCGAGGTCGGCATAGAGCGGCGAAACGTCGGGACGGCGCCGGTCGATGCCGTCGCGGACGTAGTCGTTGGCGAAGGTGGTCAGATCCTTCGTGTTCACCACGAGGCGTGTTTCGCCCCAGTTGCGCACGCTAGGGGTGAGGCCGAGATCGAAGAAACCGGCATTGAGGTTGGCGCCGCGAAAGGCGCGGGGGAGGTTGTGCCGGTCGCGGAGGCGCAGCAGCGTCATCACCGCAAGATGGGCGCCGGCGGATTCACCGCCGATGGTCAGCGCAGAGATGCCGAATTCGGCCTTGCCGGGACCGGCGAGCCAGAGCGCCGCCGCCTCACAATCCTCGAGAGCCGCCGGGTAGGGGTTCTCGGGGGCAAGCCGGTACTCGACGGAAAGGCAGACGAAGCCGCAGGCATCGGCGATCCGTTCCAGCCAAGGATCCTGCTCGTCGGCGGCACCCCAGACCCATCCGCCACGGTGGATGTGGAGGTAGGCCCCACGCAGCTTCGGCCATTTCCTGGCATCGGGACGGATCAGCCTCAGCAGCAGGGGGCCGCTAGGTCCCTCGATCGTCACTGTCTCGGCGCGCGCGCTCCGTGGCATGGCGGGGGAAGCCTGCGTTCCCTGGCGACGGCGCGCACGAACCTCGGCGATCGGAATCGACCACGGGTCCGCCTGCGCGGCATGGGCGGCGATGATCTCGGCGTTGAGCCGATGGGTCTCCGGATCGATCGTCGCCGGGTCGAAGAGGGCGTGGTCGATCATGGATCGGTTCGTCTCATCCAGTGTGGGGCCGAAGCGGAGTTCGAGCGTGATGGTCGAATGTGGGCGAAGCTCCCACCGATGCCAGCCGCGTCGGCGGCACGAAACGGCCTAACGCCCGAACGTGCGGACGGTTTCGTTCGGGTGTGTCGCATCGGTCACGCTTCCGCCGGGTTCGCCGGCTTCAGAGGAGCCGACGAGGCCCCATATGTCGAAGACGATGCGGCCACCGGCCCACGGCCAGAGGATGACACCATGATCGTCGATAACGACCCGCGCCGACAGGGACCCTATCAGGGCCGCCAGCATGCCGGGAATGCCTATTCCGATCTGGAGCCGCGTTCGCCCTTACGCCGCTTCCTCGGTGGCTCGCCCATGGCGGTGCTGGTGAAGCTGGTATTCCTGTCGATCCTGGTCGGCGCCATCATGGCGATGCTTGGAATCACGCCCGGCCTGCTGTTCTGGCAGATCTACGATGCGGGTCGCGCGCTCATCGACCTCGGATTCGAGACCTTTCACGATTTCGGCCGGTGGATCCTCGCCGGCGCCGTGGTCGTCGTCCCGCTGTGGCTGCTATCGCGATTTCTGTCGGTGTCGAAATAGGCTTCCCTCCGTCCCTCTACGCCTGGCGGACGAGGTCGGTCGCCAGACGGCAGGGGGGCGGGCTCTTTATCCCAAAGAGGCCGCGCTCCTCATCTTAGCCTCACCTGCAGCGGAATGGGCCGTGCCGACGTCGGATCGTGCACTCTCCGCGCAAATGGAAAAAGGCCGGCATCTCTGCCGGCCTTTCGCAGTTCTGGACCGTGAGGACGCGTCAGCGCTGGACGATGACCTTCGCGCCGACCTTGGCCCGGGTGTAGAGGTCGGCCACGTCGTCGTTGGTCATGCGGATGCAGCCCGAGGAAACGGCCGTTCCGATCGTCTCAGGCTCATTGGAGCCGTGAATGCGATAGATCGAGCCGCCGAGATACATGGCGCGGGCGCCGAGCGGGTTCTCGATGCCGCCCTTCATGAATCGCGGCAGGTCGGGGCGGCGGCGCAGCATCTCGGCCGGGGGACGCCAATCGGGCCATTCGCGCTTCATCGTGATGGTCTGCGTGCCACCCCAGGTGAAGCCGGGACGACCGACGCCCACGCCGTAGCGGAGGGCCTGACCGCCGCCGAGCACGTAGTACAGCCGGCGCTCGGCCGTGGAGACGACGATGGTGCCGGGGGCGAAATTGCCGGTATAGGCGACCTGCTCGCGCTGGATCGCCGACATCTGCGGCACGGCCGAGGCCATCGGGTCGGCCGGGTTGAGCGAGGCGTTCGCTGTAGGCACCGCGACCACGGCGACGGCAGCGGGCTCAGCCTGCGGACGCACGCGCAGCACCAGCGCATTGTCGAGGGGCTGGCGGGTAAGAGGATCGATTTCGTAGGCGGCGGCAGGCGATGCCCAGGCACCAACCATGCAGACGAGCCCGGACAGGGCGGGGGCGATACGGCGCATCAAAGCCTCTCGAAGGCAGGCGAAAATATGAGGAAACACGGTCGGTAACGCGACGCAGGATACCGTTTCCCGATCCCCAAGACGTAAACGCTACCGCTTCAAAGCCAAGCTGAATTCGCGACGACGCAACGGTTGCAGCGGCGTCGTGACTCCGTGGCAACAGTGTGGCGGCTTAGCCTTATCGACGGGATTAGAAGTCGGCCTGAATCGCGGGATGGGAACCAATCCACGATACGGGGCACGTGTATCGTCTGGCTCGCCGCAATTCGGCTTGGAACAAATGTCGGGTTCAGACCGCGTCGAGACCGAGATCGATGATCGGCGCGCTGTGGGTGATCCAGCCACTGGAGATCAGATCGACGCCGGATGCAGCGATGGCGCCCACCGTGTCGCGGTTGATCCGACCCGACGCTTCGGCGATGGCGCGCCCGTCGATCATCCGCACGGCCTCGCGCAACTGGTCGGGGCTCATGTTGTCGAGGAGCACGGCGTCGGCCCTCACCGAAAGGGCTTCCGCGAGTTGCTCCAGGGTATCGACCTCGATCTCGATCTTCACCAAATGGCCGGAATAGGCCCGCGCCCGCTCGATGGCCGGTACGATGCCGCGTGCAACGGCTACATGGTTGTCCTTGATCAGCACGGCGTCATCGAGCCCGTAACGATGGTTGGAGCCGCCCCCGGCCCGCACGGCATGCTTCTCCAGCGAGCGAAGTCCAGGTGTGGTCTTACGGGTGCAGACGATCCGTGCCTTGCCGTGCGGACGGGCCGCCTCGACCAGATCGGCGGTGGCCGTGGCCACACCCGACATCCGGCACAGCAGGTTCAGCGCGACGCGCTCGGCGGTGAGGATCGCGCGCGCCGGTCCGTCGAGGCGGATGACCACGTCGCCGGGCGAGACCCGTGCGCCGTCGCCGCGCTCGACGATCACGGATACGGACGGATCGATCAGCGCGAACGCGATCACCGCCGCATCGACACCGGAGATCACGCCGGCCTGCCGTGCCGCGATCACGCCCGAGAGGCGCGCTTCGGCCGGAACGATCGCGTCTGTCGTGATGTCGCCGGCCCGGCCCAGATCTTCGAGCAATGCCGCGCGTACGATCGGCTCGACGAGCAGGCGGGGGAGGGGGACGAGGAAGTCGGCGCTCATGGGGTCGCTCGCGAAAAGATCGTTGGAATGGTAGCCGGCCGTCCCACCGACGCCCTCGATTTCAGGCGGCGGAGTGACGCCGAGCCGTCCGGATATTCGGCGCGCTCCGAAGCGCTGCTTAGAGGCCGCTATGAGGCCCCTCTGGATGAGCGCGGAGGTGGAGTTCGAGGACGGGATACGGTTCCCGTCTCAAGCGTCGGCGGCGGCG belongs to Methylobacterium sp. 77 and includes:
- a CDS encoding ligase-associated DNA damage response DEXH box helicase; amino-acid sequence: MPEGRLPERFEDWFASRGWAPRPHQIELLGIVQAGRSSLLVAPTGAGKTLAGFLPSLVALSEREPSRKARGLHTLYISPLKALAVDIARNLEAPIAEMGLPIRVETRTGDTPSHKRTRQVERPPDILLTTPEQLALLIAHREATELFSNLSCVVLDELHALVTSKRGDLLSLGLARLHRLSPRLTAIGLSATVREPDDLRRYLVPQPHPEMSQSSLGGCIPSPLRDLEPPAAPQRLKPKVDDGRAKDLADLVVVKGGAAPDLHMLDTGLTLPLAGHTATQAMPAIYALIEAHRTVLVFVNTRLQAEYTFQELWRINESSLPIALHHGSLDASQRRRVEAAMAAGQLRAIVCTATLDLGIDWGDVDLVINIGAPKGASRIMQRIGRANHRMDEPSKAYLVPGNRFEILECQAALDAVEAAAQDTPDARLGAPDVLAQHILGMACADAFDPVRLYEEIVSAAPYTTLSWEDFEAVVDYVATGGYALRAYERFAKILRGPDGLWRVRDARTAQQYRMNVGTIVESAKVKVRLARGVRGKPGAILPKGGRVLGEIEEDFADTLTPGDTFLFAGEVLRFEGLSEDEALATRAGPGTDPAIPSYAGAKFPLSTFLAARVRAIIADPFEWDRLPKQVADYLVQQRKRSILPGPDSLLVETFPRAKRYYLTAFPFEGRLAHQTLGMLLTRRMERARLRPLGFAANDYGIAIWMTRDVSEAIAREPGFLGELFAEDMLGDDLEAWLDESSLMKRTFRQCAVIAGLIERRYPGQKKTGRQVTISTDLVYDVLRKHQPDHMLLRAARQDAATGLLDVARLGMMLRRIQGRITHKALDRVSPLSVSVMLEIGREKVYGEGADEILAEAEAQLLEEALG
- a CDS encoding L,D-transpeptidase, whose translation is MRRIAPALSGLVCMVGAWASPAAAYEIDPLTRQPLDNALVLRVRPQAEPAAVAVVAVPTANASLNPADPMASAVPQMSAIQREQVAYTGNFAPGTIVVSTAERRLYYVLGGGQALRYGVGVGRPGFTWGGTQTITMKREWPDWRPPAEMLRRRPDLPRFMKGGIENPLGARAMYLGGSIYRIHGSNEPETIGTAVSSGCIRMTNDDVADLYTRAKVGAKVIVQR
- the nadC gene encoding carboxylating nicotinate-nucleotide diphosphorylase; protein product: MSADFLVPLPRLLVEPIVRAALLEDLGRAGDITTDAIVPAEARLSGVIAARQAGVISGVDAAVIAFALIDPSVSVIVERGDGARVSPGDVVIRLDGPARAILTAERVALNLLCRMSGVATATADLVEAARPHGKARIVCTRKTTPGLRSLEKHAVRAGGGSNHRYGLDDAVLIKDNHVAVARGIVPAIERARAYSGHLVKIEIEVDTLEQLAEALSVRADAVLLDNMSPDQLREAVRMIDGRAIAEASGRINRDTVGAIAASGVDLISSGWITHSAPIIDLGLDAV
- a CDS encoding alpha/beta hydrolase; protein product: MIDHALFDPATIDPETHRLNAEIIAAHAAQADPWSIPIAEVRARRRQGTQASPAMPRSARAETVTIEGPSGPLLLRLIRPDARKWPKLRGAYLHIHRGGWVWGAADEQDPWLERIADACGFVCLSVEYRLAPENPYPAALEDCEAAALWLAGPGKAEFGISALTIGGESAGAHLAVMTLLRLRDRHNLPRAFRGANLNAGFFDLGLTPSVRNWGETRLVVNTKDLTTFANDYVRDGIDRRRPDVSPLYADLAGLPPALFSVGTHDPLLDDTLYMSSRWAAAGNGGHTAIYPGGCHVFVRYPGAMTARALELIDRFLMALA
- a CDS encoding DUF6460 domain-containing protein; translated protein: MIVDNDPRRQGPYQGRQHAGNAYSDLEPRSPLRRFLGGSPMAVLVKLVFLSILVGAIMAMLGITPGLLFWQIYDAGRALIDLGFETFHDFGRWILAGAVVVVPLWLLSRFLSVSK